The following coding sequences are from one Culex quinquefasciatus strain JHB chromosome 1, VPISU_Cqui_1.0_pri_paternal, whole genome shotgun sequence window:
- the LOC119766539 gene encoding uncharacterized protein LOC119766539, translated as MVLPWRPANTPNKPRSSAPSCKVASTSHDAFATGRSDIITNRRCCTARVAMAAGYTHHEHQPAGADSSNSRHGDVTSSSKHKQRCSGYSGHHENRNDPASCPRTLPVTVEPHASARQSSGLLASHGERAAGVRSSLHSLEESPVEWTPGPSSGESSAFLEHL; from the exons ATGGTTCTTCCATGGCGGCCGGCCAACACACCCAATAAACCAAGAAGCAGCGCGCCAAGCTGCAAGGTAGCCAGCACATCGCACGACGCTTTCGCCACCGGACGAAGCGACATTATCACCAACCGCCGTTGCTGTACGGCACGAGTTGCGATGGCGGCCGGCTACACTCACCACGAACACCAACCCGCTGGAGCGGATTCCAGCAACTCTCGCCA CGGAGACGTCACATCGTCGTCCAAACACAAGCAGCGTTGTTCGGGTTACAGCGGTCATCACGAGAACCGAAACGACCCAGCGAGCTGTCCTCGCACTCTACCGGTCACGGTGGAGCCTCACGCATCTGCACGTCAGTCGAGTGGACTCCTGGCCTCGCACGGGGAACGAGCCGCCGGCGTGAGATCCAGTCTTCACTCTTTAGAAGAGTCGCCAGTCGAGTGGACTCCTGGCCCAAGCTCGGGGGAATCGAGCGCGTTCCTGGAGCATCTGTAA